A genomic region of Anopheles coustani chromosome 3, idAnoCousDA_361_x.2, whole genome shotgun sequence contains the following coding sequences:
- the LOC131260677 gene encoding T-complex protein 1 subunit theta: MALHVPKAPGFASMLKDGARTYSGLEEAVYRNIGACKEFATSVRSAYGPNGMNKMIINHIEKQFVTSDAGTIMRELDVEHPAAKLMIEASQMQEAEAGDGTNFVVVFCGALLEVAEELLRLGVTSSDITEGYEKALTKTLEILPTLTCHEIKDYRSLLPVRNAIRATVMSKQLGNEDFLADLIAKACISIMPEKTTFNVDNIRVCKILGSGLQMSEVVPGMVFKRFVEGEVTSATKAKIALYSCPVDIIQTETKGTVLIKSADELKNFSQGEENLLEAQIKAIVDTGATVIVSGGKFGDMALHYMNKYGLMAVRLNSKFDLRRLSKAVNGTVLPRLTPPSTEELGYCDNVYVHELGDTSVTIFKSDGTESRIATVVIRGSTDNYMDDIERVIDDGVNTFKGLTRDGRFLPGAGAVEIELAQQLAEYADTLPGLEQYAVRKFATALEFFPKALADNSGVNATEVVHQLYLAHKEGKKTQGFDLESEQPATVDVTTKNIFDLFTTKYWGLKYAVGAACTILKVDEIIMAKRAGGPKPRGAGPGSDDES; the protein is encoded by the exons ATGGCCCTACACGTACCCAAAGCACCTGGTTTTGCGTCGATGCTGAAGGATGGAGCTCGG ACATATTCCGGCCTGGAGGAAGCGGTGTACCGCAACATTGGAGCGTGTAAGGAGTTCGCGACCTCGGTCCGCTCGGCTTACGGTCCGAATGGCATGAACAAGATGATCATCAATCACATCGAGAAACAGTTCGTCACCTCGGATGCCGGCACGATTATGCGCGAGCTGGATGTAGAACATCCGGCGGCCAAGTTGATGATCGAGGCGAGCCAGATGCAGGAGGCGGAGGCCGGCGATGGAACCAACTTTGTTGTGGTGTTTTGCGGAGCCCTGCTGGAGGTGGCCGAGGAACTGCTCCGACTGGGGGTCACCAGCAGTGACATCACCGAGGGCTACGAGAAGGCACTGACGAAGACGCTCGAAATTCTGCCCACTTTAACCTGCCACGAAATCAAGGACTACCGTAGCCTGCTGCCAGTGCGAAATGCAATCCGAGCAACCGTGATGTCGAAGCAGCTGGGCAACGAGGATTTCCTGGCTGATCTGATCGCGAAGGCGTGTATTTCGATCATGCCCGAGAAGACGACGTTCAACGTGGACAATATTCGCGTGTGCAAGATCCTCGGCAGTGGTCTGCAGATGTCGGAGGTTGTGCCCGGCATGGTGTTCAAGCGGTTCGTCGAGGGTGAGGTCACATCGGCCACAAAGGCAAAGATTGCCCTGTACTCGTGCCCGGTCGATATCATTCAGACGGAGACGAAGGGCACAGTGCTGATCAAGTCGGCGGATGAGCTGAAGAACTTCAGCCAGGGTGAGGAGAACCTGCTCGAGGCGCAGATCAAAGCAATTGTCGATACCGGCGCAACGGTGATCGTGTCGGGAGGAAAGTTCGGCGACATGGCCCTCCACTACATGAACAAGTACGGTCTTATGGCAGTCCGGTTGAACTCGAAGTTTGACCTGCGCCGTTTGAGCAAGGCCGTGAATGGAACCGTCTTGCCTCGTCTTACGCCGCCAAGCACGGAAGAGCTCGGTTACTGCGATAACGTGTACGTGCACGAGTTGGGCGATACGTCGGTGACGATCTTCAAATCGGATGGCACGGAAAGCCGCATCGCGACGGTCGTTATCCGTGGCTCGACCGATAACTACATGGATGACATCGAGCGCGTGATCGACGACGGTGTCAATACGTTCAAGGGATTGACCCGCGACGGACGCTTCCTGCCTGGTGCCGGAGCGGTCGAGATCGAGTTGGCACAACAGTTAGCCGAGTACGCCGACACTTTGCCCGGATTGGAGCAGTACGCCGTACGCAAATTCGCCACCGCGCTCGAGTTCTTCCCGAAGGCGCTGGCCGACAACAGCGGTGTTAACGCGACGGAGGTCGTGCACCAACTCTACCTGGCGCACAAAGAAGGCAAGAAGACGCAAGGTTTCGACCTCGAATCCGAGCAGCCAGCCACGGTCGACGTGACGACGAAGAACATTTTCGATCTGTTCACCACTAAATACTGGGGACTGAAGTACGCTGTCGGTGCCGCCTGCACGATCCTCAAAGTTGACGAGATCATCATGGCCAAGCGTGCCGGTGGACCGAAACCTCGCGGCGCCGGTCCGGGCAGTGACGACGAGTCTTAG
- the LOC131260690 gene encoding guanine nucleotide-binding protein subunit gamma-1 gives MDIMASNLQQQRAITEQLRREAAIQRITVSQAVADIVKYVTEHEAEDCLLVGFSSQKVNPFREKSSCSIL, from the coding sequence ATGGATATAATGGCCTCGAACCTGCAGCAGCAACGAGCAATCACCGAGCAGCTCCGACGGGAAGCTGCTATCCAGCGCATCACGGTGTCGCAAGCCGTCGCGGACATCGTCAAGTACGTGACGGAGCACGAAGCGGAGGACTGCCTGCTGGTGGGCTTCTCCAGCCAGAAGGTGAACCCGTTCCGCGAGAAGAGTTCCTGCAGCATCCTGTAA